From the genome of Vicia villosa cultivar HV-30 ecotype Madison, WI linkage group LG2, Vvil1.0, whole genome shotgun sequence, one region includes:
- the LOC131648597 gene encoding uncharacterized protein LOC131648597 translates to MDCTPYQNVCYGTHMLAVEADDWWLETRQRLKTTGEVVTWAVFRREFLGKYFPEDVRGTVESMRRTTMLIIKLLVRSEVITTRTVASLMMLQLARVNRKLHKVRGLVGEMLCFKCGKPGHKSNMCNAEAQRCFRCGKTGHMALDCKHKEVICFICGEEGHISAQCQKPKKAPGSGKVFALVGTHTASED, encoded by the exons ATGGATTGCACTCCATATCAGAATGTTTgttatgggactcacatgctggcAGTCgaggctgacgactggtggctaGAGACTCGTCAGAGGTTGAAGACTACTGGTGAGGTGGTTACTTGGGCTGTGTTTCGTAGGGAGTTCCTGGGGaagtattttcctgaggatgttcgtGGAA cTGTCGAATCTATGAGgaggacaacaatgctcattataAAGTTATTAGTGAGAAGTGAGGTAATAACCACCAGAACCGTGGCAAGCCTTATGATGCTCCAGCTGGCAAGGGTAAACAGAAAGCTGCACAAGGTCAGAGgattagtgggggagatgctatGTTTCAAATGTGGGAAACCTGGTCACAAAAGCAATATGTGTAATGCTGAGGCACAGAGGTGTTTCCGTTGTGGGAAGACTGGACATATGGCTCTTGATTGCAAGCATAAGGAAGTTATCTGTTTCATTTGCGGTGAAGAGGGGCATATCAGTGCTCAGTGTCAGAAACCTAAGAAGGCACCAGGCAGTGGGAAGGTGTTCGCTTTAGTTGGGACTCATACAGCTAGTGAGGACTGA